From a region of the Salvelinus alpinus chromosome 2, SLU_Salpinus.1, whole genome shotgun sequence genome:
- the LOC139561374 gene encoding carboxy-terminal domain RNA polymerase II polypeptide A small phosphatase 2-like isoform X1, with product MESSIITQVQKEDSQLPSKTGQVNKSSPKKPRSRNIFKALFCCLRAQDAPQPPPPAQDTLLPPEDNGTIAKLDLLQNLRYQFQVPETSLLPEVTPEDEGKICVVIDLDETLVHSSFKPISNADFIVPVEIEGTTHQVFVLKRPHVDEFLQRMGELFECVLFTASLAKYADPVTDLLDQCGVFRTRLFRESCVFHQGCYVKDLSRLGRQLNKTLILDNSPASYIFHPENAVPVVSWFDDLEDTELLSLLPVFEELSEAEDVYAKLQQLRAP from the exons GCCAGGTGAACAAATCTTCCCCAAAGAAGCCTCGGAGCCGAAATATCTTCAAAGCGCTCTTCTGTTGCCTCCGAGCACAGGATGCCCCTCAGCCTCCACCCCCTGCCCAGGATACCTTACTTCCTCCTGAGGACAATGGGACGATCGCCAAG CTTGATCTACTTCAAAACCTTCGCTACCAGTTTCAA GTCCCAGAGACCAGTCTACTGCCAGAGGTAACCCCTGAGGATGAGGGCAAGATCTGTGTGGTCATTGACCTGGATGAAACGCTGGTGCACAGCTCcttcaag CCCATCAGTAATGCTGACTTCATTGTACCTGTGGAGATTGAAGGAACAACACACCAG GTTTTCGTCCTGAAAAGGCCACATGTAGACGAGTTCCTCCAAAGGATGGGAGAGCTGTTTGAGTGTGTTCTCTTCACTGCAAGTCTTGCAAAG TATGCAGACCCAGTGACCGACCTTCTAGATCAGTGTGGTGTGTTCCGTACGCGTCTCTTTCGGGAGTCCTGTGTGTTCCATCAGGGCTGCTACGTCAAGGACCTGAGCCGCCTGGGCCGCCAGCTCAACAAGACCCTTATCCTGGACAACTCCCCAGCCTCCTACATCTTCCACCCTGAGAATGCT GTGCCTGTGGTGTCCTGGTTTGACGACCTGGAGGACACAGAGCTGCTGAGCCTCCTGCCCGTCTTTGAAGAGCTGAGTGAGGCGGAAGACGTCTATGCCAAACTGCAGCAGCTACGGGCCCCCTGA
- the LOC139561374 gene encoding carboxy-terminal domain RNA polymerase II polypeptide A small phosphatase 2-like isoform X2: protein MESSIITQVQKEDSQLPSKTGQVNKSSPKKPRSRNIFKALFCCLRAQDAPQPPPPAQDTLLPPEDNGTIAKVPETSLLPEVTPEDEGKICVVIDLDETLVHSSFKPISNADFIVPVEIEGTTHQVFVLKRPHVDEFLQRMGELFECVLFTASLAKYADPVTDLLDQCGVFRTRLFRESCVFHQGCYVKDLSRLGRQLNKTLILDNSPASYIFHPENAVPVVSWFDDLEDTELLSLLPVFEELSEAEDVYAKLQQLRAP, encoded by the exons GCCAGGTGAACAAATCTTCCCCAAAGAAGCCTCGGAGCCGAAATATCTTCAAAGCGCTCTTCTGTTGCCTCCGAGCACAGGATGCCCCTCAGCCTCCACCCCCTGCCCAGGATACCTTACTTCCTCCTGAGGACAATGGGACGATCGCCAAG GTCCCAGAGACCAGTCTACTGCCAGAGGTAACCCCTGAGGATGAGGGCAAGATCTGTGTGGTCATTGACCTGGATGAAACGCTGGTGCACAGCTCcttcaag CCCATCAGTAATGCTGACTTCATTGTACCTGTGGAGATTGAAGGAACAACACACCAG GTTTTCGTCCTGAAAAGGCCACATGTAGACGAGTTCCTCCAAAGGATGGGAGAGCTGTTTGAGTGTGTTCTCTTCACTGCAAGTCTTGCAAAG TATGCAGACCCAGTGACCGACCTTCTAGATCAGTGTGGTGTGTTCCGTACGCGTCTCTTTCGGGAGTCCTGTGTGTTCCATCAGGGCTGCTACGTCAAGGACCTGAGCCGCCTGGGCCGCCAGCTCAACAAGACCCTTATCCTGGACAACTCCCCAGCCTCCTACATCTTCCACCCTGAGAATGCT GTGCCTGTGGTGTCCTGGTTTGACGACCTGGAGGACACAGAGCTGCTGAGCCTCCTGCCCGTCTTTGAAGAGCTGAGTGAGGCGGAAGACGTCTATGCCAAACTGCAGCAGCTACGGGCCCCCTGA